In the Primulina tabacum isolate GXHZ01 chromosome 7, ASM2559414v2, whole genome shotgun sequence genome, tgcctgcaagaaccattcaattatggttagcgtacagtacggtcctttcatctcatatatctcgaccgatttgacaactattggtatatcgagagctgtcaaagaatcgatattaTGTTTCAtttcgtagttgcatcgatggtgtaatctaagaaacccctttcttaattaccatcatactctgattagagatttcaaactacatacacataggatatccatactcgaaggtaagcggtgaattcccgactacaatgcatcgactcctatatgtttcgacaaaacacccaaccttgccacctgatgaccccatatgattcggtaaacaagtcaaagtgaaaTGCTAGCATACAGAatctcaatgttgtcctgggtcataaggactaatcgtgtacaaccataaactgggacgtttccactcaataagtgagaaccacttggaaagtcctttatggagggttgtttagtgcactcttcaaggagcacctatctgcatgttcggacatcacaatgtcccataccaatgaaacatggtactcacatcgcatatactagtctcgaatttgagcggcctatatccctcttagcggcggctgaatcgacaaggaactgtttagaatatacagtattgcaaatatgagtttcatgatactcatcatatgagcatctcatattctttcaactatttgtatattcaaggactttatctatgcaactagcatggatatacagataaagatgtgccaaaacaataatttcaaatattattaaaataaagattgtttatatatagagtttaaacatgaaccctcggccaacacttggctcgacggagacctactctaacactAAAGAACCTGCTTTGGCTAGTAGCCCTTTGGCCACTATATCAGccagtagctcatcacataagaactcaaaagttaagcgtgcttgacttggggaaattctgggatgggtgaccccctagaaAGTTTTcaagggtgcgtgtgagtgaggacataagcatgctGGAAAGACCTTTCTTGGCATAGTAAGGACATCCATCAAATTTGGGGCGTATAAGAGCCGACCTCtcctagtacggtgtggttcggggatgaACCAAGTGTAAGCTGGTAGACATGTAAgtcccggggccgaagagggcgggatgtgatcgccggtgccatgaggttgcacggacaatgagcggctcctggcaggcttctaggcggagggaacatgaatgaatcgatcttacaccggaaggacagggattccgaaactgttcaggtatgggaCTTTGTAGTtgaggagggcttaaaagatttgattggtactactcatatcaagaaggtgcgtcttcttttcggtagctcatcacataagaacttcaaagttaagcgtgcttgacttggtgaaattctgggatgggtgacTCCCTGGGTACTTTCCAAGGGTGCGTGTGATTGAGgtcataagcacgctggaaagatccgtcttggtacagtgaggacagtcgtcgaatctggggcgttttagtttgtatcagagccaaggtttttccCAAATGGTTGTGTACTATCacttcgagaagctcaagaagtcacacCTCAAATATAAGAGTTTTTACtgcattatattttatatgtttaaaattcttttaaatgtttatacgatgcatgatataaatgttagttgcatgtTGCAAGGAAAatgattaaatgcatgttgggtagTAGAATTAATGAAGAACTTAGAAAAAATAAGGTGCATGCACTGCTTGAGTTAGATTTAGGAGTCGAATTTGTGAAATTTTGGGTTAGGattgcaattttcaagattttgaggacCGAATTTAAGAGTAAGATTTAAGTTAGAGGTTAAGCTTGAGGTGGTTAAGGAAATCTAAGTTTTGCAATCATCAAATCAAGGaaaatttcgagaacgaaattctATTTAAAGGAGGGATAATTGTAaagtccgaaaaaccaacctatgTAAacaacatgcatgcaaattattttaattgcttaactgttttatttaattgtttttaaatgcttgcatgatatttattatatgattgcatgattaaatgattatgtgACAagttttcatgaaattaaggattttacccgaatattcgataataggcaggggaaaggagaccggggacgaccaaaaCAAGAATatgtgtttttatttaaataatggcaaggcttcctaataagattaaaaatgatttaatttttctaaaaatgttagaattcgaattattttacgagttgagctcgatttttcccgggaagtcggttttgggcaaacaaggagttttaaaatatcaaaattattattttatggaaactaattttatatacttttattatttaattaattaagtgttgttgggcccaatttaattaatttaagtaggcaCAATTATCATTAAGCaagcaagcccaaaaccaaagcccatttaacttgttaattaaattataaataagtgtattatgtaacgaccatgggctatcccgatcttgggctccctcgggggccttgtcccatcATGGGTTCAAATTACAAAGgtgtaatttttaaaaaatcgggCAGCATCTTTCCTTAAATAGGACATGCCACCTGTCTCAAGCAACACATAAATCACATGCAAAATATTTCATATACATCAGATACCATTTAATATAGTTACTACACATATTTCTAAGTTCAAATACCAAAAgtggatttaaaatatttcccaaaataaccaTAACCATAACATAACAAAAATAGCATCCAATTGAAATCTCCAAAATTTGGTATATTCCCTTCTCTCGCTTCAACAACTCAGGGATGATCAGTCTTTCTTGCCtgtgcctgcatcacatgaacataacttgaatgagtataaaactcagcaaatggaatcaatactaacaagatacatatatatcattttattgaaaaacataaaatggatagcatcaatttcattttgttgaaaacattatccatctcatttcataaacgtcgaatcatcattaatatcatccgtcaagaatcataatacaacaataaatagggatgatattcatttcattgattaactgaagaattgatagttcttataagatagttcattcattgctaaccctcttcgtaaaaacgaatcttataggagggacacgtacctctgcataaaatgcatcttataagagagcacaagttttcatcgttaattggccaattacattGCGGATTTAGAATTGTCAGAGACAACACCGCTATTATcactatcaatccaatcattcaatcatataaaacttcattCAAACATTTTATCGAACACATTAGAGGCATCATTTAAAGTTTAACTCatttcattcaaaaatgcatTTAATTCCACTACTATATacacatatttacatatatatatatatatttatcatgaatggaatttgaaaggagttaacctcataaaatcatcaaaatacatacatataggatcatgtgatgcatttaagaaatgattccacttacaacacttggagCAATTGGTTTCCTAAACCTTGACAATGATCATACAACAATAAACCCAATAACTAACCGTGAACACCCAAATAATAACCTTAAATGATAATTTAATCCAATACATCAATCACAACTATCATCCCCCAACTTTACTATCTATCAACaactcaagaacaagaagaaaaaacCACTTAAATTTGCTCCTTTCACTAAAAGATGAATTTCCAACTCcggattgaagattaattgcTTGATTTAATGAGAGGagaagaaaaatatgaagaaccctagccttcAATTGATGGGCGTTACATAATACACTTAAGAACCCTAGCCTTCAATTAATGTCTGGGCGTTACAATTCTCCCATCCTTAAGaaattttgtccccgaaattGCAATTACTGTGCGAATTACTCAGGATATCGCTGCTTCATTTCCTCCTCTGGCTCCCACGTTGCTTCTTCAACCAACTGATTACGCCAAAGGATCTTGATAATGCCGATCTCCTTATTCCTCAGTACTTTAACCTTGCGATCTAAAATCTGGATTGGTAATTCTTGATAAGTCAAGTTCGGCATCAGATCCAACAGTTCATGTCTGAGAACATGGGATGGGTTCGAGATGTACTTCCTAATCATTGAGACGTGAAATACATTGTGGACTCTATCCAAGTCTGGCGGTAAGGCTAGACGATATGCTCTTTCTCCAATCctgtccagaatttcaaatgggCCGATAAATCTTGGGCTCAGCTTACCTTTCTTCTCGAATATCATTACCCCTTTGAGAGGAGCAATTTTGATAAAGACATGATCTCCAACTTCAAACTCCAAAGGCCTTCTTCGATTATCGGCATAATTTTTCTGTCTGGATTGGgccgtcttcattctgtccCGAATTAAAGCAATCACATCAGCTATCTGCTGGACCAATTCTGGTCCTAACATCTTTCTTTCACCGACTTCTTCCCAATTCAATGGTGACCTACATTTTCTGTCGTACAATGCCTCatatggtgccatgccaatcgttgCTTGATAAGTATAGTTATATGTAAATTCCGCAAGTGACAATTTAGAATACCGGCTACTAGGAAAATCAATCGTGCAGGCTCGTAGCATAtcttcaagaatctgaatcaccttctctgactgtccgtcactctgaggatgatatgatgtGCTAAAAGACAACCTAGTgcccaaggctctgtgcaagctctttcagaattcagaagtaaacctcgggtcacgatcagatacaattgacacAGGTAgtccatgaagtctcacaatcTCAGCTCCATAGACTTCAGCATACTGATTCATTTTAAATGTCGTCTTGACCGGAAGAAAATGAGCAGACTTGGTTAACctgtcaacaatcacccagatggagtTGTAACCCTTTGGTGTTCTTGGAAGTCCCGTtacaaagtccatagtgatgtgctcccacttccactgaGGGATTGGGAGGGATTACAAAGTTCCagcaggtctttgatgctcAATCTTTAACtgctgacatgttagacattcgAATATAAACTTTCCAATATCacttttcatacctggccacagTATAGACGTcggagatcctgatacatcttggtggttcctggatgtatcgaatatggcgcggtatgagCTTCTGTCAAAACATCCCGTCGAATGTAATCACCGCTGGGAACACATATCTGACCTCTAAACGTTAATAAATCATCAGTGTTCACTGCCAATTTTGTATTTCCTTTCTTATAGGCTTTGGATCGCAATTCCATCAACTGATTGTCATTAGGTTGCTCCCGTCGTATCCTATCTGTCAATGTAGGTTGAATAACCAAAGCTGAAAGTCTAGCGATGGTCCCTTGCTCTACTATAGCAATCTCGCTCCTCTGAAGATCCAATAACAACGGCTTTTGAATCAATGAGCTCAAAGAAGAAACTGACTTGcagctcaaagcatctgcaacaacGTTTGCTTTACCTTGGTGGTAGCTAatggtcacatcataatctttaacaAGTTCTAACCACCTCATCTGCCGCATATTGAGTTTCTTCTATGAgaatagatatttcaagctcTTTTGGTCTGTGAAAGCTTCACATTTCTTGCCacacagataatgcctccatattttcaattCGAAAACCACAGCAGCCAACTCAAGATCGTGGgttggataattcttctcgtaatccttcaactgacgagaagcataagcgatTACTTTCCCGCGCTGCATCAGTACAGCTCCAAGTCCCATCTTTGACGCATCAGTGTATACAATAAAATCTTCAGTGCCGCATGGAAGTGCTAGGATAGGAGCTGATGTCA is a window encoding:
- the LOC142550569 gene encoding uncharacterized protein LOC142550569, with the translated sequence MGLGAVLMQRGKVIAYASRQLKDYEKNYPTHDLELAAVKKLNMRQMRWLELVKDYDVTISYHQGKANVVADALSCKSVSSLSSLIQKPLLLDLQRSEIAIVEQGTIARLSALVIQPTLTDRIRREQPNDNQLMELRSKAYKKGNTKLAVNTDDLLTFRATIGMAPYEALYDRKCRSPLNWEEVGERKMLGPELVQQIADVIALIRDRMKTAQSRQKNYADNRRRPLEFEVGDHVFIKIAPLKGVMIFEKKGKLSPRFIGPFEILDRIGERAYRLALPPDLDRVHNVFHVSMIRKYISNPSHVLRHELLDLMPNLTYQELPIQILDRKVKVLRNKEIGIIKILWRNQLVEEATWEPEEEMKQRYPE